ATGATGAAATTaagtaaaatatctgaaatcaAAGATTTCATTTTATCCTTTAAAAGGTACATATCTCTGGCAAGCATCACCCCCAATTTCTGCAACATAGAATGATCCTGTGTCCTGATTGACAGCCAAAAGATGAGGTTTAAGATCTGGAGCCATTTGGATTTGACCAATCACATGACAGTCGCCAGGGTTACCAGGACTTGTAGGGCTTGAGACAAACAAGATTCTGTTCTCTTGGAGTTGCAAGATAATGAAATGTGATTTGTCCGCACTCATCCTGTCAAAAGGACAAATAACATTTTGGATTGACAATTAATTCATAAACATTAGACATCTCTGAAATGTTGAGATGAAACCTCTTATACTTTGACAGGGACTACCATTCACTGAGAGATAAAACATGTGATGAACTGTCAGAGAGTATGGATGAGATGTGAATCAGACATGGATTCCTATTGGTAGATAATCTGTTGTATGGATGAGATGTGAATCAGACATGGATTCCTATTGGTAGATAATCTGTTGTATGGATGAGATGTGAATCAGACATGGATTCCTATTGGTAGATAATCTGTTGTATGGATGAGATGTGAATCAAACATGGATTCCTATTGGTAGATAATCTGTTGTATGGATGAGATGTGAATCAGACATGGATTTCTATTGGTAGATAATCTATTGTATGGATGAGATGTGAATCAAACATGGATTCCTATTGGACGATAATTTGTTGTATGGAAGAGATGTGAATCAGATGTGGATTCCTATTGGTAGATCATCTGTTGTATGGATGAGATGTGAATCAAACATGGATTCCTATTGGACAATAATTTGTTGTATGGATGAGATGTGAATCAGACATGGATTTCTATTAGTAGATAATCTATTGTATGGATGAGAAGACCAGAGATTTTAAATTTCCATGGAAAGTAAATCCATGATATCTACAATCCAGATAGTTACTTTCAATTGGGAGTGTAAATATCTGATTCATGTGGAGAGGAGGTCACTGTTTGTCAAGGAAAGCAGATTGccatttgtcagtgacaaaatgtcacagctTGTTATGGGAAGTAAGTCATTGGGTATCTGGAGAGCAGCTGCAATTGCCAGACAGTCAAGACAGATCACTGATAAATGATGATTTATGAATAATAGCTTGGCAGAGAGATCAGTTGTGAACACTGATCTCTTGATCACTGACATTTTACCTGATTGCGTATGGTTGTCCAGTTTTGAAACATTCTGTCCATTCACCCAAGTAATCACCAGTTTTTGAATCAAACAACTGCGTTCGATTGTTTTTTCTGTCTGCAACccatatttgtccaaaatgaTCCACTTCTATACTGTGTGGAATGTTAAATTTACCAGGACTTGATCCACTGCCTTCAACATACCATTCTAAACCAAAATCTGGAAAATGTTATGTTAAAATTATATCATAGTAGAATATTGATTGCACAAATAAAACAATCTGATCAGTTGACACACAAAAATAACCATGCTATATTGATGACAGCACAATTTGAAAATGTGCTAGCTCTCAGTTATATAAAAATTCctatttttagattttcacacCAGAATTTTACTGTTCTTCTACCATTTATTAGCAATAAAGCACCTAAGGCATTGGTGTTATATACAACTCAACTTTGACTGATTTATTCCAAAGATGGTCTAGCTATCACTCATGCATATAATGTTGTGAACTAATCAAAACACTGTGGTATACTCATTGCCTGGTGTGGTTTACTGCTTTAGAAGCATTGTATTTATGGACAACTGCATGCTATGATGATGCATCTATGATGAAGGCTGTTGATATTTGCCAAAACATTCTTTAATAATCCCCTGCAACAGTGACTGAAATATTGATATGATTGATGAAATGATAATAGCATGACTATCTGTAGGGAAGTTGATGATTAAATGCTATGACAAATTATAATATCACTGTTACTGATAATACGTACCTTTATTTAATTTCATGATTCTGTTGTTGAGTCCACCATCTCCATCAGCAATGTAAATTTCTCCTTGAGACCCGAATACAATGTCTGCCACATGATCAAATTGCAATGGTCTTAGTGACGTGCCTGCTTTGCCTGGCGTTCCTATTACAGAAAGAATTTTCCCCTCTGATGAGAACCTTTTCACTGTGTGACCTAGAGAAGCTGATACCAAGAACAATGCAGATATATTAGTGTTCAGAGTCTGTGGAATTTATTACATACATCTAACAAAGGAACTTCATGAAAGTATATCCTAGTTATGATATCATATTTCTTAACATGTAGTGTGCATATATATTAGAAAAATATATGATACAGTATGTCACAAAGCAAAGAAAATTCAAAACCATTGCTTTAAGAAATCATCACAAATCACTCGGACAAGTCATATTCAAGTCAAAATGTTGAATAGTGTTGACAGTATAAATGTTGAATAGTGTTGACAGTATAAATCTTGAGTCAGTAaagttataaataataaataataataaactgtATAAAATGACCACATATCTCAAGTGATAAGAAGTAATCTGTATAAAATGACCACATATCTTGAGTCATATCAAATGACAAACTAATGACAGTGTCTATGTGATTCAAAATCCTTGACTGTACGATACAGTGAATTCTATCAGCAATTGAACTGAGACATCAAAAATGAATTGATATCAACGATTGCCAGATGATTTCAATCTGAGCGACAGAATGACAAGGCCATACCTACCATTGCCAATATCTGTTAGCCACAGATCTGATGTTTTACTACTTGTATTGTAATGCATACGACTCCCATGGATGGTGTCTATCACACTGATATTCCTGTGAAATGAACGTTTATATTCTCCGTCTTCTGAGAAGACAAGGACAGGATCAAGTCCATCACCTCTCTGTGAAACAGAAAAAAGAACTCGTCCGAAAATACTCAAACACGCCGTGTTATTGTTATAGTCTCACAAGGGTAAAACCATTGAGGTAGAAGCGAGACGGAATCGCTGCCGCTGAACGACACTAAGACGCAGATGTACATATGATGACTATTATCAAACATTCGCAAAGACATTCTGAACAATAAATTTACAGAATCCTGGCAGTAATAATCTCGATCTCTTACCTGAGTAATGAACACTTCACCATGTTTATGATCCACTGCGGCGCTaaatatttgacctttgaataAAGACGGTTCTTTGGGCCAAAGTGGGTCAAGGACGTAAAGTGGTGCCGAAGAGCAGCAAAGCTGACATATGTACGTTACTAGAAAAGAAATAAGTAAAACATTCCATGTCGCTCGATGTCCCATCTTCAGTTTAAGCATTCAACATCGGGTTTTGCTATTGCTATGGGCGGGTATGAGTAGTCAGGTGACGGCGAATATGTCAGGTGACAGCTGCAGTGTCAGCTGACTTTCCCGGCTTGCTTGttttttacaagaaatttgacgtTGGTGGCGTATCACCAAGGAATGCACTTGCTCTGCGAGGGGAAACAATGCCCCCATCTAAATGTCAGTCTAGAGTTTTAAAGTAGTCAATAAAATTTATACGATTATTTAATGGGTTAAATATGCGGTCTCCAAGAGTCTGGGGAagagaattttcaaatttgtctgtattgtatTTGATTGAGCAATTCTGAAGAGTGGTCAGCATTTTTTGCCACAGAGCTGAGCAGAAATAGTTGCAATGATAAAATAACAGAATAGCAATGTTTGATTTCTCAATATAACATGCATCGTCATCAACGCTTAAAAGTTTtcagcaaatttttgaaaatatcaagcaaATTTTCAGTTATTTGTCTTCACACTTTGACCAGATTTCTTCAAACATCATCAAAGTTATGTAAAAATGAATAGATGTGATTTAGTCTGAGTACCGTCTTTTAATTGAATGTAAATCCAGCAAAACCTGTATTTCACCCAATTTTGGACTAACACAGTGAAAGGCATTTTTCAGCCTAATTTTAACCAGGCCACTTTTAAGGGATAATCATAATTAAAGTACCGGGGTGTAAAATACGATTCCTCATTAGGCCTGATAGCAGTATTGGGTTTTAGGAGACAGCCATGGATTCCTATTAATGAACAGAT
Above is a window of Ptychodera flava strain L36383 chromosome 19, AS_Pfla_20210202, whole genome shotgun sequence DNA encoding:
- the LOC139118389 gene encoding NHL repeat-containing protein 3-like, giving the protein MLKLKMGHRATWNVLLISFLVTYICQLCCSSAPLYVLDPLWPKEPSLFKGQIFSAAVDHKHGEVFITQRGDGLDPVLVFSEDGEYKRSFHRNISVIDTIHGSRMHYNTSSKTSDLWLTDIGNASLGHTVKRFSSEGKILSVIGTPGKAGTSLRPLQFDHVADIVFGSQGEIYIADGDGGLNNRIMKLNKDFGLEWYVEGSGSSPGKFNIPHSIEVDHFGQIWVADRKNNRTQLFDSKTGDYLGEWTECFKTGQPYAIRMSADKSHFIILQLQENRILFVSSPTSPGNPGDCHVIGQIQMAPDLKPHLLAVNQDTGSFYVAEIGGDACQRYVPFKG